One part of the Capra hircus breed San Clemente chromosome 4, ASM170441v1, whole genome shotgun sequence genome encodes these proteins:
- the LSM5 gene encoding U6 snRNA-associated Sm-like protein LSm5 produces MAANATTNPSQLLPLELVDKCIGSRIHIVMKSDKEIVGTLLGFDDFVNMVLEDVTEFEITPEGRRITKLDQILLNGNNITMLVPGGEGPEV; encoded by the exons ATGGCGGCTAACGCTACCACTAACCCTTCGCAGCTGCTTCCTCTAG AGCTTGTGGACAAGTGTATAGGATCAAGAATTCACATTGTGATGAAGAGTGATAAAGAGATTGTTGGCACACTTCTGGGATTTGATGACTTTGTCA ATATGGTATTGGAAGATGTCACTGAATT TGAAATCACACCAGAAGGAAGAAGAATTACTAAATTAGATCAAATTTTgctaaatggaaataatataacAATG CTGGTTCCTGGAGGAGAAGGACCTGAAGTATGA